In Streptomyces sp. SID8374, one genomic interval encodes:
- a CDS encoding LysR family transcriptional regulator, whose product MQLDLNLLTALDALLEEGSVAGAAARLHVTSPAMSRSLGRIRKVTGDQILVRTGRSMTPTPRALAMRAQVHALVQQAHQLLSAEQELDLAALDRVFTVRWHDALTAACGTALTTAVHRQAPGVRLRLSAEPGADGPELRRGEVDLESSSGVPASPDIRHRLVGSDRLVVAVRPGHPLTEDPASLERYAAAEHLTVSRRGSLRDPIDDALTSYGLERRVVAAGPTAAYALQLALESDLVVTLPDAVTRAARDRLGLTALAPPLPLPEVPLYLLWHQRYDDDRAHVWLRDLATETVQALFSPVNA is encoded by the coding sequence ATGCAACTGGATCTGAACCTGCTGACAGCCCTGGACGCCCTGCTGGAAGAGGGCAGTGTCGCCGGTGCCGCTGCTCGCCTCCACGTCACCTCACCGGCGATGAGCCGCTCCCTGGGGCGCATCCGCAAGGTCACCGGCGACCAGATCCTGGTCCGCACCGGCCGCAGCATGACCCCCACCCCTCGTGCCCTGGCCATGCGCGCCCAGGTCCACGCCCTCGTACAGCAGGCCCATCAACTCCTGTCCGCAGAGCAGGAACTCGACCTGGCGGCTCTGGACCGGGTGTTCACCGTGCGGTGGCACGACGCCCTGACCGCCGCCTGCGGTACGGCCCTGACCACCGCCGTCCACCGTCAGGCCCCCGGCGTACGGCTGCGGCTGTCCGCCGAACCCGGCGCGGACGGGCCCGAGTTGCGGCGGGGCGAGGTGGACCTCGAATCCAGTTCCGGCGTTCCGGCGTCCCCCGACATCCGCCACCGCCTCGTCGGCAGCGACCGGCTGGTCGTCGCCGTCCGCCCGGGCCACCCGCTCACCGAGGACCCGGCGAGCCTCGAACGCTACGCGGCCGCCGAGCACTTGACCGTCTCGCGGCGCGGCAGCCTGCGCGACCCGATCGACGACGCCCTGACCTCGTACGGCCTCGAACGGCGCGTCGTCGCCGCCGGGCCCACAGCCGCCTACGCGCTCCAACTCGCCCTCGAATCCGACCTGGTGGTGACCCTCCCCGACGCGGTCACCCGCGCCGCCCGGGACCGCCTCGGCCTGACCGCGCTGGCGCCGCCCCTTCCGTTGCCGGAGGTGCCGTTGTACCTGCTCTGGCATCAGCGTTACGACGACGACCGCGCCCACGTCTGGCTGCGCGACCTGGCCACCGAGACCGTCCAGGCGCTCTTCTCGCCGGTGAACGCCTGA
- a CDS encoding glycosyltransferase family 4 protein, translated as MAAKRLKILTGINRISVPSSGSMILVNDLYGAMPDTRTTFLGRAPVDQDWKATFDHLITLSTTKRPQGPGFDRYVDELTHEVGALIEKIQPNVIHAQYLGFALSLAFTRTAGNIPIIAIAHGPEVMVAERSASEREIVNQVAAASAAIVTPTAALADRVDRLTGRRFADRLTVIPWGIRLSDIRVRNQSSTATGGLSLVHAGRLDDNKSTITAVEALALTDRPHRLTVIGSGPLRERLERRAIALGLRGRVQFHPSLPRAELWCRLPNFDAFVFTTRGVEAFGLVLIEAQAHGLPVAYSDLPGVREILGSSGLPYAPGNPRSLALALDEMGRDFRRREALTEAALNNARRYDITTTARQLRELTVRVVLSYKYGGLPAPPANAR; from the coding sequence ATGGCTGCCAAACGCCTGAAGATCCTGACCGGCATCAACCGCATCTCCGTGCCTTCGTCCGGGAGCATGATCCTTGTCAACGACCTCTACGGTGCGATGCCTGACACCCGCACGACCTTTCTCGGCAGAGCACCGGTCGATCAGGACTGGAAGGCCACGTTCGATCATCTGATCACTCTCTCCACAACGAAGCGCCCTCAAGGCCCCGGCTTCGACCGGTACGTTGACGAGCTGACGCACGAGGTCGGTGCGCTCATCGAGAAGATCCAGCCGAACGTCATCCATGCCCAGTACCTCGGGTTCGCTCTCAGCCTGGCCTTTACCCGAACCGCCGGCAACATTCCGATCATCGCCATCGCCCATGGCCCCGAAGTGATGGTGGCCGAGCGCAGCGCATCGGAACGCGAGATCGTGAATCAAGTTGCGGCCGCAAGCGCCGCGATCGTCACCCCGACCGCGGCCCTCGCCGATCGCGTCGACCGTCTCACCGGACGTCGATTCGCCGATCGGCTCACCGTCATCCCGTGGGGAATCCGCTTGAGCGATATTCGGGTTCGCAATCAATCGTCTACTGCCACCGGGGGCCTGTCCCTGGTGCACGCAGGCCGTCTGGATGACAACAAGTCCACGATCACTGCTGTCGAAGCCCTGGCTTTGACCGATCGGCCGCACCGCTTGACCGTGATCGGCAGCGGACCTCTGCGAGAACGACTGGAACGGCGGGCCATCGCCCTCGGATTGCGGGGCCGAGTTCAGTTTCATCCATCCCTGCCTCGTGCCGAACTGTGGTGCCGCCTACCGAACTTCGACGCTTTTGTCTTCACCACCAGAGGTGTGGAGGCTTTCGGACTCGTCCTCATCGAGGCCCAGGCCCACGGACTTCCGGTTGCCTACTCCGATCTTCCCGGTGTGAGGGAAATCCTGGGTAGCAGCGGTCTTCCCTACGCGCCCGGCAACCCCCGCTCGCTGGCCCTGGCCCTGGATGAGATGGGTCGCGACTTCCGTCGGCGCGAAGCGCTGACCGAGGCAGCTCTTAACAACGCGCGCCGGTACGACATCACTACCACCGCCCGTCAGCTTCGCGAACTGACGGTCCGTGTAGTCCTTTCATACAAGTACGGCGGGCTCCCTGCTCCACCGGCAAACGCCCGCTGA
- a CDS encoding inositol monophosphatase, translating to MTTPMPFAAGTTLLTDVTAAVKAAGVTLRDRYTPHARGVSLDEVVAEIHANDDAVLAVLREPLLRARPGSQWAEDELAGGALPPGEWWVVDPAEGNINHVHGMDDWAVTATLVSDNRPVLTVVHLPLTGDTYTAVADGGAHLNGRPLKVSAKTELGAALVGTGQARPGESERTFRRIGDSVTAMLINGLVVRVSVPATLQLIHVAAGRMDAFWQFSDVRSGLVAGALLVAEAGGTVTDLAGEPWHTGSRDFLASAPGIHAATAKLLSPIA from the coding sequence ATGACCACACCCATGCCTTTCGCCGCCGGTACGACGCTCCTGACCGACGTGACCGCGGCGGTGAAGGCCGCCGGTGTCACGCTGCGCGACCGCTACACCCCGCACGCCCGAGGCGTGAGCCTGGACGAGGTCGTCGCGGAGATCCACGCCAACGACGACGCGGTACTGGCGGTCCTGCGCGAACCGCTGCTGCGGGCCCGGCCGGGTTCGCAGTGGGCCGAGGACGAGCTGGCCGGCGGCGCGCTGCCGCCCGGGGAGTGGTGGGTCGTCGACCCCGCCGAGGGCAACATCAACCATGTCCACGGCATGGACGATTGGGCCGTCACCGCCACCCTGGTCAGCGACAACCGGCCGGTCCTCACCGTCGTCCACCTGCCGCTGACCGGCGACACCTACACGGCCGTCGCCGACGGCGGCGCCCACCTCAACGGCCGGCCCCTGAAGGTGTCCGCCAAGACCGAGCTGGGTGCCGCGCTCGTCGGCACGGGCCAGGCGAGGCCCGGCGAGAGCGAGCGGACCTTCCGGCGGATCGGCGACTCCGTCACGGCCATGCTGATCAACGGCCTGGTCGTACGTGTGTCCGTCCCCGCCACCTTGCAGCTCATCCACGTCGCGGCCGGGCGCATGGACGCGTTCTGGCAGTTCTCCGACGTCCGCTCCGGCCTGGTGGCGGGCGCCCTGCTGGTCGCCGAGGCCGGGGGAACGGTCACCGACCTGGCGGGCGAGCCCTGGCACACGGGCAGCCGCGACTTCCTCGCCTCGGCCCCCGGCATCCACGCTGCCACGGCAAAGCTCCTGTCCCCGATCGCCTGA
- a CDS encoding NAD(P)-binding domain-containing protein, with product MTTIGILGAGRVGSNLADKLAAAGHQVTLGVRSLEDTTASTAGAAPRITVADQRTTARTADIVINATPGDTSLDRLTALRTELSGKILIDISNATRDAEDGLPGDLCYPGSSLAEKLQAALPDTHVVKTLNTMLFMVMTAPETLATPPTVYLSGNDGPAKKTVTDLLADLGWQRGWMEDLGDISTARATEAMILVVPHIMRRHGFQPFAVSLAR from the coding sequence ATGACCACCATCGGCATCCTGGGCGCGGGCCGCGTCGGTTCCAACCTGGCCGACAAGCTCGCCGCCGCCGGACACCAAGTCACCCTCGGCGTCCGGTCCTTGGAGGACACCACCGCCAGCACGGCCGGGGCCGCGCCGCGGATCACCGTCGCGGACCAGCGCACCACGGCCCGCACGGCGGACATCGTGATCAACGCGACGCCCGGCGACACTTCCCTGGACCGCCTCACCGCACTGCGCACCGAGCTGTCCGGAAAGATCCTCATCGACATCTCCAACGCCACCCGCGACGCGGAGGACGGCCTGCCCGGCGACCTGTGCTACCCGGGCAGCAGCCTCGCCGAGAAGCTCCAGGCCGCGCTCCCCGACACCCATGTGGTCAAGACGCTCAACACCATGCTGTTCATGGTCATGACGGCACCCGAAACCCTGGCGACCCCGCCGACCGTCTACCTCTCGGGCAACGACGGCCCCGCGAAGAAGACCGTCACCGACCTGCTCGCCGACCTGGGCTGGCAGCGCGGCTGGATGGAAGACCTGGGCGACATCAGCACAGCCCGCGCCACCGAGGCCATGATCCTGGTGGTCCCCCACATCATGCGCCGACACGGCTTCCAGCCCTTCGCGGTCTCCCTCGCACGCTGA